One segment of Solanum lycopersicum chromosome 1, SLM_r2.1 DNA contains the following:
- the LOC138342164 gene encoding uncharacterized mitochondrial protein AtMg00860-like, with the protein MDLRWYYRKYVACCGTIYRPLSDLLKWDACKWNDEADLAFATFKCAMFSTPILVLPDFTKDFIVETNSRYNVICVVLMQEGRPIAYLCKALAPKHR; encoded by the coding sequence ATGGATTTGAGATGGTATTACAGGAAGTATGTAGCTTGTTGTGGTACGATTTACAGGCCTCTCAGTGATCTACTCAAATGGGATGCTTGCAAATGGAATGATGAAGCTGATTTAGCATTTGCAACTTTCAAGTGTGCTATGTTCTCAACACCAATATTGGTTTTACCAGATTTTACCAAGGATTTTATTGTAGAGACTAATTCTCGTTATAATGTCATTTGTGTTGTCCTTATGCAGGAAGGAAGACCAATAGCTTATTTATGTAAAGCACTAGCACCTAAGCACAGGTGA